The Sagittula sp. P11 genome window below encodes:
- the sseA gene encoding 3-mercaptopyruvate sulfurtransferase → MDDPKVLVSTEWLARHLNDPDLRVLDASWYLPDMGRDGKAEYAAAHIPGARYFDIDEVSDARSELPHMAPEPEKFMSRMRAMGVGDGHQVVVYDGAGLFSAARVWWLFKLMGKDDIAVLDGGFPKWQAEGREVEDLPPVIRDRHMTVRRQAHLVRDVTQVSAAAKLKDHEIVDARGPARFRGEAAEPRAGLRSGHIPGSKNVHYATLLTSDGTMKDPDALRAVFEAAGVDLSKPVITSCGSGVTAAIVNLALEVLGKSDHALYDGSWAEWGAFPTLPVATGEK, encoded by the coding sequence ATGGACGATCCGAAAGTGCTGGTGTCGACGGAATGGCTGGCCCGGCATCTGAACGATCCCGACCTGAGGGTCCTCGACGCCAGCTGGTATCTGCCGGACATGGGGCGCGACGGTAAAGCCGAATACGCCGCCGCGCATATCCCCGGCGCGCGCTACTTCGACATCGACGAGGTTTCGGATGCGCGTTCGGAGCTGCCGCACATGGCGCCGGAGCCGGAGAAGTTCATGTCGCGGATGCGGGCCATGGGCGTGGGCGACGGGCACCAGGTGGTGGTCTACGACGGCGCCGGGCTGTTTTCCGCGGCGCGGGTGTGGTGGCTGTTCAAGCTGATGGGCAAGGACGACATCGCGGTGCTGGACGGCGGTTTCCCGAAATGGCAGGCCGAGGGCCGCGAGGTCGAGGACCTGCCGCCGGTGATCCGCGACCGCCATATGACGGTGCGCCGCCAGGCCCATCTGGTTCGCGACGTGACGCAGGTCAGCGCGGCGGCAAAGCTGAAGGACCACGAGATCGTCGATGCCCGCGGCCCGGCCCGTTTCCGCGGCGAGGCGGCAGAGCCGCGCGCCGGTCTGCGGTCCGGCCATATTCCGGGCTCGAAGAACGTGCATTATGCCACCCTGCTGACGTCCGACGGCACGATGAAGGACCCCGACGCGCTGCGCGCGGTGTTCGAGGCGGCAGGCGTCGACCTGTCGAAGCCGGTCATCACCTCCTGCGGATCGGGCGTGACGGCGGCGATTGTGAACCTTGCGCTGGAGGTGCTCGGGAAGAGCGACCATGCGCTTTATGACGGGTCGTGGGCGGAATGGGGTGCCTTTCCGACGCTGCCCGTCGCGACCGGAGAGAAGTGA